A single Desulfurobacterium sp. TC5-1 DNA region contains:
- a CDS encoding MgtC/SapB family protein, translated as MIEFMRELVDSSVWNQYEPYFLSIIFGALVGIEREYKKQLEGTPTFGGIRTFILISLLGTLSAHVADAVSPLVVPIVFAAASAFILMAQKSEKEPGLTSEFAALVTFFTGVLCFFREYQIAAVISIAVFSVLTFKKPMHEFVRHITLDDLFAFLKFAVVTVLIYPLLPDKTFYGVNPRDVWAMVVVISTIDFIGYVLTKFVGSKKGTVITGLIGGLVSSTAVTVTLSSFAKRNPVIVSEYAAGIVGASAIMFFRILTLVFIVNTSLIKFFLFPCVVATIFGLLFTYARARMTKGNEKIEVENPYELSTALKFGVFFGFVLFLTKFAARYVGAWGLFAIAAVSGLSDVDAITLSMAKLYSSGEITALVAVAAIFIAATVNTLFKWFLTLFIGGEAIFKESTKGFLLLLAGETLGLAGVFAILFR; from the coding sequence ATGATAGAGTTTATGAGGGAACTTGTTGATTCTTCCGTCTGGAATCAGTACGAACCCTACTTCCTGTCTATAATTTTCGGTGCTCTTGTAGGGATAGAGAGAGAGTATAAAAAGCAACTTGAGGGGACACCGACTTTTGGCGGTATAAGGACGTTTATTCTTATATCTCTGCTTGGAACTTTATCGGCGCATGTGGCTGACGCTGTATCGCCACTTGTCGTTCCCATCGTTTTCGCGGCGGCTTCAGCTTTTATCCTCATGGCTCAAAAGAGCGAGAAGGAGCCCGGTTTAACTTCAGAGTTTGCAGCTCTTGTTACTTTCTTCACGGGTGTTCTCTGCTTTTTCAGAGAGTATCAGATTGCAGCAGTTATATCTATTGCGGTCTTTTCCGTTTTGACATTTAAAAAGCCGATGCACGAATTTGTCAGACATATCACTCTTGACGATCTTTTTGCCTTTTTGAAGTTTGCCGTTGTAACGGTTCTTATTTATCCTCTCCTTCCTGATAAAACCTTCTACGGCGTTAATCCGAGAGATGTCTGGGCAATGGTTGTTGTTATTTCTACGATAGATTTTATCGGCTACGTGCTTACAAAGTTTGTTGGAAGCAAGAAGGGAACGGTTATTACTGGACTGATAGGCGGGCTTGTGTCGAGCACTGCCGTTACCGTCACGCTCTCTTCATTTGCAAAGAGGAATCCTGTTATAGTTAGTGAGTACGCTGCAGGGATAGTTGGTGCCTCTGCGATAATGTTTTTCCGCATACTGACACTTGTTTTTATCGTTAATACTTCTCTTATAAAGTTTTTCCTCTTTCCCTGCGTTGTTGCTACCATTTTTGGTCTCTTATTTACCTACGCCAGAGCCAGGATGACAAAGGGAAATGAAAAGATAGAAGTTGAGAATCCCTACGAACTTTCAACTGCACTTAAATTCGGTGTATTTTTTGGATTTGTTCTCTTTCTCACAAAGTTTGCTGCAAGGTACGTTGGTGCCTGGGGACTTTTTGCGATAGCTGCCGTTTCCGGCCTCTCCGATGTTGACGCCATAACGCTTTCTATGGCAAAACTTTACTCTTCTGGTGAAATTACAGCTCTTGTTGCAGTTGCAGCGATATTCATTGCAGCAACTGTAAATACTCTGTTCAAATGGTTCCTCACTCTATTTATTGGCGGTGAGGCAATATTTAAGGAAAGCACAAAAGGGTTTCTTTTACTCCTTGCAGGTGAAACTTTGGGACTTGCAGGCGTTTTTGCGATTCTCTTTCGTTAG
- a CDS encoding shikimate dehydrogenase has protein sequence MLRITGKTDVYGIFGFPVKHSLSPLMQTAAFEALGIDAVYVPFEVNPDNLGGAVSGLRAMNIKGINVTVPLKEKIVPFLDRIDEVAAFLGAVNTVKNENGVLSGYNTDGDGFVDSLEEEGVDVRGKTVLLIGAGGSGKAVAFALLNRGAGRVIIANRTLDRAVALSEKLKSYGDVEAISLEDVERVLSSADLIVNTTSVGMRETDPPLFDYEVIPPSVVVVDIIYKPFKTELLKVAEEKGAKIINGLGMLVHQGARAFRIWTGKEPPVDVMKRVILEQL, from the coding sequence GTGTTGAGGATAACGGGAAAAACTGACGTTTACGGTATTTTTGGATTTCCGGTGAAACATTCTCTTTCGCCTCTTATGCAGACGGCAGCTTTTGAAGCGCTGGGAATAGATGCCGTCTATGTGCCGTTTGAGGTTAATCCTGATAATTTAGGTGGTGCCGTTTCCGGACTTCGTGCGATGAATATAAAGGGAATAAACGTTACGGTGCCTTTAAAGGAGAAGATTGTTCCGTTTCTTGATAGAATAGATGAGGTAGCAGCATTTTTGGGAGCTGTTAATACTGTTAAAAACGAAAATGGTGTCCTCTCCGGTTACAACACAGACGGCGATGGTTTTGTTGATTCCCTTGAGGAAGAGGGAGTTGACGTAAGAGGAAAGACAGTTTTGCTTATAGGTGCCGGAGGTTCCGGGAAGGCGGTTGCCTTTGCACTTTTAAATAGGGGAGCAGGAAGGGTTATTATTGCCAATCGGACGCTGGATAGAGCGGTTGCTCTTTCGGAAAAACTTAAAAGTTACGGTGATGTGGAGGCTATCTCTTTAGAGGATGTTGAAAGGGTCTTAAGCAGTGCAGACCTGATTGTGAATACTACTTCAGTCGGTATGAGGGAGACCGATCCGCCACTTTTTGATTATGAGGTTATCCCGCCTTCAGTGGTCGTTGTTGACATCATATATAAACCTTTTAAAACAGAGCTATTGAAGGTGGCAGAAGAAAAAGGTGCGAAGATTATAAATGGTCTTGGCATGCTCGTTCATCAGGGTGCACGGGCTTTTAGAATATGGACAGGGAAAGAGCCGCCTGTGGACGTGATGAAGAGGGTCATTCTGGAGCAGCTATGA
- a CDS encoding replication-associated recombination protein A, whose amino-acid sequence MKDTLFSKGKRPLAVRLQPENLNEFVGQKHIIGEGKPLRRLIESDAVRSSIFWGEPGTGKTALARLIAKTSNADFIELNAVTSNIKEIKEALAKGRKNFEIGRKTILFIDEIHRFNKVQQDALLPDIESGNVILIGASTENPYFSLVPALRSRVKLYRFNPLSPEEIKTLVLRALTDRRGLKRQNLSISDGALEFLAKLSGGDGRKALNYLEEIAALVPSGSRITEDTVKEVAFGESSRYGKGDYHYDVISAFIKSIRGSDVDAALYYLARMLKGGEDPVFIARRLVILASEDIGNANPQALLMANAAMDAVSKIGMPEAALTLAQVTIYLSMSPKSNAVYTSIKRAMEAIESGDILPVPLHLRDSHYKGAREMGHGNGYLYPHNFPKHYVKQKYLAEDRKFYSDDGIGFEKQLKQWLEEMKSVEDNGKN is encoded by the coding sequence ATGAAGGATACGCTTTTTTCAAAGGGAAAGAGACCCCTTGCTGTGAGACTCCAGCCTGAAAATCTTAATGAGTTTGTTGGTCAAAAGCATATTATAGGCGAGGGAAAACCTTTAAGGCGATTGATAGAAAGTGATGCCGTCAGATCTTCCATTTTCTGGGGTGAGCCGGGAACCGGGAAAACGGCACTGGCAAGACTGATAGCAAAGACATCTAACGCTGACTTTATAGAGCTTAACGCCGTTACTTCAAATATTAAGGAGATAAAAGAAGCCCTTGCAAAAGGGAGAAAGAATTTTGAGATTGGCAGAAAAACAATCCTTTTCATAGATGAGATTCATCGGTTTAACAAGGTTCAGCAGGATGCTTTACTTCCTGACATAGAATCGGGTAACGTTATACTTATAGGTGCTTCAACAGAGAATCCCTACTTTTCTCTTGTTCCGGCTTTAAGATCAAGGGTAAAGCTTTACAGGTTTAATCCTCTTTCGCCTGAAGAGATAAAAACGCTGGTTTTACGTGCACTTACCGATAGACGGGGATTAAAAAGGCAAAATCTTTCCATATCTGACGGAGCACTTGAATTTCTTGCTAAACTCTCTGGAGGTGATGGCAGGAAGGCTTTAAACTACCTTGAAGAGATTGCTGCTTTAGTGCCTTCCGGTTCCAGGATAACGGAAGATACCGTTAAAGAGGTAGCTTTTGGTGAGAGTTCAAGGTATGGTAAGGGAGACTATCACTACGATGTTATTTCGGCCTTTATAAAGTCTATAAGGGGGAGCGACGTTGATGCAGCCCTTTACTATCTGGCAAGGATGCTTAAGGGCGGTGAAGACCCTGTATTTATCGCAAGGCGTCTTGTGATTCTTGCCTCTGAAGATATAGGGAACGCAAATCCTCAGGCTCTTCTGATGGCGAACGCCGCCATGGATGCAGTCTCAAAAATAGGAATGCCCGAAGCTGCTTTAACCCTTGCCCAGGTTACGATATATCTTTCAATGAGTCCAAAGTCAAACGCCGTCTATACGTCGATAAAGAGGGCTATGGAAGCGATTGAATCTGGTGATATTCTTCCTGTGCCGTTACACTTGAGAGATTCTCATTATAAAGGTGCAAGGGAGATGGGACACGGTAACGGTTACCTCTATCCTCACAATTTTCCCAAACATTACGTTAAGCAGAAGTATCTTGCTGAGGATAGAAAATTTTACTCTGACGACGGGATTGGATTTGAGAAACAGTTAAAACAGTGGCTGGAGGAGATGAAAAGTGTTGAGGATAACGGGAAAAACTGA
- a CDS encoding phosphoribosyltransferase family protein, with product MVFRDRREAGELLARALIERYDGKLVNPVVVAIPRGGVVVAEPIAKALSAPLTLTFPRKIGAPFNEEFAIGAVTETGHVLLNPSVTDDVAARLGITREYIEKKALEKIREIEERKRKFGISDIDLYDRDVILVDDGIATGLTVKAAISEIRRERPLRIILAVPVMPEDKLEEFSSLADDLVVLYAPAFFNAVGQFYQRFPQVEDEEVIEIIRELKER from the coding sequence ATGGTTTTTAGAGACAGAAGGGAAGCTGGGGAACTTCTTGCAAGGGCGTTGATTGAAAGATACGACGGAAAGCTTGTCAATCCTGTTGTTGTGGCTATTCCAAGGGGTGGCGTTGTTGTCGCAGAGCCGATAGCTAAAGCTTTAAGTGCGCCTCTCACTTTGACATTTCCAAGGAAGATAGGTGCTCCGTTTAACGAAGAGTTTGCGATAGGGGCAGTTACAGAGACGGGACACGTTCTCCTAAATCCCTCTGTCACCGATGATGTGGCTGCAAGGCTTGGAATTACAAGGGAGTACATTGAGAAGAAGGCTCTTGAAAAGATAAGAGAGATTGAGGAGAGGAAGAGGAAGTTTGGCATTTCGGATATTGACCTTTACGACAGGGATGTTATCCTTGTAGATGACGGTATAGCAACCGGCTTAACGGTAAAGGCGGCTATTTCTGAAATACGTAGAGAACGTCCCTTGCGGATAATTCTTGCCGTTCCCGTTATGCCGGAAGATAAACTTGAGGAGTTTTCTTCTCTTGCTGACGACCTTGTTGTCCTCTATGCACCGGCCTTTTTCAACGCCGTTGGTCAGTTTTACCAGCGTTTTCCTCAGGTTGAAGATGAAGAAGTGATAGAGATTATCAGAGAGTTAAAAGAGAGATGA
- a CDS encoding polyprenyl synthetase family protein, producing the protein MKIFKPFEVIREELLACEDYARRLLRSDVKSVLEAGGYIFNSGGKRVRPGLTILSGKLFNPDDSRLIPVAIAMEYIHTATLLHDDIVDGASLRRGKPSANAVYGNDVAVLVGDYMFAQGVSTFATFGGMEVLQRALDAIRDMSEGELKQLEVIGKFDLSEEDYFDIIYRKTASLLSTCCEAGAIVGGASEEEKIAMRKFGKYIGYAFQLVDDAFDYISDSETIGKPAGNDIREGKVTYPLIAVRNGLSEVEKKKINHILNKSNPCKEEIEYVRMLVVKKGGISQTFDLAKNYIEKAKELLGAIEDSEYKESLLEIADFIVARTF; encoded by the coding sequence ATGAAGATATTCAAGCCCTTTGAAGTTATTAGAGAAGAGCTTTTAGCATGTGAAGATTATGCAAGGAGACTCTTGCGTTCTGATGTGAAGTCCGTTCTTGAAGCGGGCGGTTACATATTTAACAGTGGCGGAAAGAGGGTAAGACCGGGGTTAACAATCCTTTCGGGGAAGCTTTTTAATCCTGACGATAGCCGTTTAATTCCTGTTGCTATAGCCATGGAGTATATTCATACCGCTACGCTACTTCATGATGATATTGTGGACGGTGCCTCCTTAAGAAGGGGTAAACCTTCCGCCAACGCAGTTTACGGTAATGATGTTGCCGTTTTGGTCGGTGATTACATGTTTGCTCAGGGTGTTTCAACATTTGCCACTTTTGGTGGCATGGAAGTTCTTCAAAGGGCTTTAGACGCGATTAGGGACATGTCAGAAGGGGAACTTAAGCAGCTTGAAGTTATTGGTAAGTTTGATTTAAGTGAGGAAGATTACTTTGACATAATTTACAGAAAGACGGCTTCTTTGCTCTCTACCTGCTGTGAAGCCGGAGCAATAGTTGGTGGTGCCAGTGAAGAAGAAAAGATTGCTATGAGGAAGTTTGGTAAATATATAGGTTATGCCTTCCAGCTTGTGGACGATGCGTTTGACTACATTTCAGATTCAGAGACCATAGGGAAACCTGCCGGAAACGATATCAGAGAAGGAAAAGTTACGTATCCTTTAATCGCTGTTAGAAATGGCCTTTCGGAGGTTGAAAAGAAAAAAATTAATCATATTTTAAATAAAAGCAATCCTTGTAAGGAAGAAATAGAATATGTACGTATGCTGGTTGTGAAGAAAGGGGGAATAAGTCAAACGTTTGATCTTGCTAAAAACTATATAGAAAAAGCAAAAGAGCTTCTTGGGGCGATTGAGGACTCAGAGTATAAAGAATCCCTTTTAGAAATAGCGGACTTCATAGTCGCCAGAACGTTTTAA
- the pyrE gene encoding orotate phosphoribosyltransferase has translation MLTEEEIKEIFLKTDAFLEGHFLLSSGLHSPYYLQCAKVLQYPRYAEILCREIAEKIEELGVNIDFVIAPAIGGIIVSYETARHVGVRGIFAERKDGVNLVLRRGFEIKSGERALVVEDVVTTGKSTKETIEVVKSFGAEVVAVGSLVDRSGGKVDFGVPFVTLWRLDVPAYEPSNCPICKEGKIPLEKPGSRKIK, from the coding sequence ATGTTGACAGAAGAAGAGATAAAAGAGATTTTTCTTAAAACGGATGCCTTCCTTGAAGGTCACTTTTTACTTTCAAGCGGCCTTCACAGTCCTTATTATCTCCAGTGTGCAAAGGTTCTTCAGTATCCCAGGTATGCTGAAATTCTCTGCAGGGAAATAGCTGAAAAGATTGAGGAGCTTGGCGTTAATATCGATTTTGTTATTGCCCCTGCGATTGGCGGCATAATAGTTTCTTATGAAACTGCAAGGCATGTAGGTGTAAGAGGGATTTTTGCAGAGAGAAAAGATGGCGTTAACCTTGTCTTAAGGAGAGGATTTGAGATAAAGTCAGGTGAAAGAGCTCTGGTTGTTGAAGATGTTGTTACGACGGGAAAATCAACAAAAGAGACAATTGAAGTGGTAAAATCTTTCGGTGCTGAGGTTGTTGCAGTCGGAAGCCTTGTAGATAGAAGTGGTGGGAAGGTGGATTTTGGTGTTCCTTTTGTAACACTGTGGCGGTTAGATGTTCCTGCCTACGAACCTTCAAACTGCCCTATCTGCAAGGAAGGGAAAATTCCTCTTGAGAAGCCAGGAAGTAGAAAAATAAAGTAG
- a CDS encoding TIGR01212 family radical SAM protein (This family includes YhcC from E. coli K-12, an uncharacterized radical SAM protein.), whose amino-acid sequence MEARFRTFSSYLKSIFGERVYRVTVDAGFTCPNRDGIKGTEGCIYCYAGSEYDPSKRTLSVREQISIGIERIGRRYKAKKFLVYFQAFTNTYAPVERLKSIYDEIKNFPEVVGLIVGTRPDAVSKEILELINSYTDNYLVWIEYGLESPHFKSLQWMKRGHGFSDFLNAYLMTKKYEKIKVCSHVILGIPGETREEMLETADILGALKVNGVKIHPLHIIKNTPLAGLYEKSPFPLLSEEEYVDLVIDFIERLHPDTVVQRITGEAPSELLIAPCYCDKREKNRLIQRIRNRFVERDTYQGRAFRF is encoded by the coding sequence GTGGAAGCGAGGTTTAGAACCTTTTCCTCATATCTTAAGTCTATATTTGGCGAGCGGGTTTACCGTGTTACGGTTGATGCTGGATTCACCTGTCCCAATAGAGATGGAATAAAAGGGACAGAAGGGTGTATATACTGCTATGCAGGTTCTGAGTACGATCCATCAAAAAGAACATTATCGGTAAGAGAACAGATATCAATCGGTATTGAGCGAATAGGAAGGCGATATAAAGCAAAAAAGTTTCTTGTCTATTTTCAGGCTTTCACAAACACGTATGCGCCCGTTGAGAGACTAAAGTCCATCTACGATGAAATCAAGAATTTCCCGGAGGTTGTTGGTCTAATTGTCGGTACGCGTCCTGATGCCGTTTCGAAAGAGATTCTTGAACTTATTAATAGTTACACGGATAATTATCTTGTATGGATTGAGTATGGCCTTGAAAGCCCACATTTTAAATCTCTCCAGTGGATGAAGCGGGGACACGGATTTTCCGATTTTTTAAACGCGTATCTTATGACTAAGAAGTATGAAAAGATAAAAGTCTGCTCTCACGTTATTTTAGGAATACCTGGTGAAACAAGAGAAGAGATGTTAGAAACAGCAGATATACTTGGGGCCTTGAAAGTAAACGGTGTAAAGATTCATCCTCTCCACATAATAAAAAATACACCGCTTGCCGGACTTTACGAAAAGTCGCCGTTCCCCCTACTTTCGGAAGAAGAGTATGTTGACCTTGTGATTGACTTTATCGAAAGACTTCATCCTGACACGGTTGTTCAGAGGATAACCGGTGAGGCTCCTTCAGAGCTACTAATTGCACCTTGCTACTGCGATAAAAGGGAAAAGAATCGATTGATTCAGAGAATAAGAAACAGGTTTGTTGAGAGAGACACCTATCAGGGAAGAGCTTTCAGGTTTTGA
- a CDS encoding C-GCAxxG-C-C family protein, with protein sequence MFEIKDILKNIKKYRDLLGERALNRVEDLQELGKVAYKGYWERDCEYGVIRAFVETAGLDISFDEVIENKMKIPVKWHSICGALTGAFVVFAVSLPEDEIESAVEELVEFHNNSVLPIFSGNGSLIPGASPDSVLCRDSIVNWARKTGISPRSAERRERCARITADIAIKAAEIINKKVAVSQVAG encoded by the coding sequence ATGTTTGAAATTAAAGACATTTTGAAAAATATAAAGAAGTACAGAGATTTGCTTGGTGAAAGGGCTCTGAACAGAGTGGAGGATCTGCAAGAGCTTGGAAAGGTGGCTTACAAAGGCTACTGGGAAAGAGATTGCGAGTACGGAGTAATAAGGGCTTTTGTGGAGACCGCAGGGCTTGATATCTCTTTTGATGAAGTGATTGAAAACAAGATGAAGATTCCCGTTAAGTGGCATTCAATATGTGGAGCTCTTACGGGTGCTTTTGTGGTTTTTGCAGTTTCTCTTCCTGAAGATGAGATAGAATCTGCCGTAGAGGAACTTGTGGAGTTTCACAACAACTCTGTCCTTCCTATCTTTTCCGGTAATGGAAGTTTGATTCCCGGTGCTTCTCCCGATTCTGTTCTTTGCAGGGATTCTATTGTGAACTGGGCAAGGAAAACGGGTATTTCACCAAGGAGTGCTGAAAGGAGAGAACGGTGTGCCAGAATTACTGCGGATATTGCTATTAAAGCAGCTGAGATAATAAACAAGAAAGTTGCTGTTTCTCAGGTTGCCGGGTAG
- the rpmA gene encoding 50S ribosomal protein L27: MAHKKGMGSTKNGRDTIGKRLGVKRHDGQIVKAGNILVRQRGTSVHPGANVGVGRDYTLFALVDGVVKFERRRNKKVVSVYPLDN; the protein is encoded by the coding sequence ATGGCACATAAGAAAGGTATGGGTTCTACCAAGAACGGTAGAGATACGATTGGTAAAAGGCTTGGTGTTAAAAGGCACGATGGACAGATAGTAAAGGCCGGTAATATCCTCGTTAGACAGAGAGGAACAAGCGTCCATCCCGGCGCTAATGTTGGTGTTGGAAGAGACTACACGCTTTTTGCCCTTGTTGACGGTGTAGTTAAGTTTGAGAGAAGAAGAAACAAGAAGGTTGTAAGCGTTTATCCTTTAGATAACTAA
- the rplU gene encoding 50S ribosomal protein L21 → MYAVVRTGGKQYVVEPGQVLKVEKINLPEGSEVELETLMIRNDDGSVKVGDEVKGAKVKATVVRHGKGKKIIVFKYKAKKHYQRKYGHRQHFTELKIEEIVG, encoded by the coding sequence ATGTATGCAGTTGTTAGAACCGGCGGAAAGCAGTATGTTGTTGAGCCCGGTCAGGTTTTAAAGGTTGAAAAGATCAACCTACCTGAAGGGTCAGAGGTTGAGCTTGAAACACTCATGATAAGAAATGATGACGGAAGCGTAAAGGTTGGTGACGAAGTTAAAGGTGCTAAAGTTAAAGCCACAGTGGTAAGACACGGTAAAGGCAAAAAGATTATTGTGTTTAAGTACAAGGCTAAGAAGCACTATCAGAGAAAGTATGGTCATCGTCAGCACTTTACAGAGCTAAAGATTGAAGAGATTGTAGGCTAA
- a CDS encoding Bax inhibitor-1/YccA family protein, translated as MNRFYEIEKAGTADFASFLSKVFLNMFLGLLLTAISAYMTLATGLWARIGTVGAIGFGILSFVLVIMTGVLRKNGLLAGIMFYLFSACEGILLAPIFYIYTGASIITAFASASILFGIMALLAMTKKVDFRQFGTYLFVGLIGIIVASLLNMFLFHSAGFNMAINAITIIIFLGLTAYDIQTLEEVAYTDGNAFFGALALYLDLINLFLAILSLFGERRD; from the coding sequence ATGAACAGATTTTATGAAATAGAGAAGGCAGGGACGGCAGACTTTGCCTCTTTCCTTTCAAAGGTATTCTTAAATATGTTTCTGGGACTCTTGCTGACGGCAATATCCGCCTACATGACACTTGCCACGGGCCTGTGGGCAAGGATAGGTACAGTGGGAGCTATCGGTTTTGGAATCTTGAGTTTCGTTCTTGTAATAATGACCGGCGTTTTAAGAAAGAACGGACTACTGGCAGGCATAATGTTTTACCTCTTTTCAGCCTGCGAAGGCATTTTGCTTGCACCTATTTTTTACATTTACACCGGTGCCTCCATCATAACAGCTTTTGCCTCTGCCAGCATTCTCTTTGGAATAATGGCACTGCTTGCAATGACAAAGAAGGTCGATTTTAGACAGTTCGGAACCTATCTGTTCGTTGGACTGATAGGAATAATCGTTGCATCTCTGCTTAACATGTTTCTCTTTCACTCCGCAGGATTCAACATGGCAATAAATGCTATAACGATCATCATATTTTTAGGACTCACGGCCTACGATATACAGACACTTGAAGAGGTAGCATACACAGACGGAAACGCATTCTTCGGTGCTCTTGCCCTGTACCTTGACCTTATAAACCTTTTCCTCGCCATCCTGAGCCTGTTTGGCGAAAGAAGAGATTAA